A single Paenibacillus sp. FSL R5-0517 DNA region contains:
- a CDS encoding helix-turn-helix domain-containing protein — protein sequence MANSAFKPSLLDRFRLSWNHFKSRLLLKYAFSYILIFLIPLTGVTIFVYENAVKGLRVEIEQSNVNQLNQVKSTIDNRMNELQEIAGRIAYDKHLTPYMVKHPYYSLEAIQALANYKASSSIAEDLLLYFHNDSHIYSHRGLANLDVTFASLYQFEHWNLQELRQDLNETRQPLVRPAENVKVNSRMEPMLVMLVPVKPNDPFPYGTVVYLMKESNLTGVMDSILSDFSGSSYIFSPSGQVLTANSHGISLPQNEIENLATLAPGIHNLKMDGEQYSVVSVQSEENGWTYVTTMPSFQFFSRVAHVQTLILIVFCITVITGIAAALLLAKRQYHPIRDLMDKMRGNGDDASKLHNEWEWIRQTLHNYSAKIDFQEPFVRNQCMLLLLKHGKPDDPEIEQMILNAGFRHPQGQGHYFSAILSWDDTLLGDKCWQERLLLQDILSNVCLPGTGAQIFGVEFSVKEQFALIISLPGDMEKPIQNQLEEVIEAIQLVIREHSQLSLSIGVGTAYEDLARLNQSFIEAATALEHRIIQHSGQVTYFEQLAELNPSASESFWIPRKSMLKLEQSLKQGNESVTVQLITETIHMIKNEPLQVHLLRCICFDLLNAFLRTASELGMNEVFANMSELTAFETLEELESRLLCLAADICAQVELNTKTSESTLMDDILVYVDQQFADYTLSLEHVALKFAISTSYLSRSFKEKTGRNFSQYIWQRRVDEVMRLLENTSAPLKEIIEQVGYMDAPNFIRKFKKEIGLTPGQYRKEHALRAATIKGPV from the coding sequence ATGGCAAATTCCGCATTCAAGCCATCCTTGCTCGACAGATTCAGGCTCAGCTGGAATCATTTCAAATCAAGGCTTCTGCTGAAATATGCCTTTTCTTACATTCTCATATTTCTTATCCCTCTGACAGGTGTAACTATTTTTGTGTATGAAAACGCCGTCAAAGGATTACGTGTTGAGATTGAACAATCAAATGTCAATCAACTTAACCAGGTGAAGAGCACTATAGATAACCGGATGAATGAACTTCAGGAAATAGCGGGGAGAATCGCCTATGACAAACACCTGACCCCTTATATGGTAAAGCACCCCTATTACAGCTTGGAGGCGATTCAAGCGCTGGCCAATTACAAAGCTAGCAGCAGCATTGCAGAGGATCTGCTTCTCTATTTCCATAATGATTCCCACATCTATTCGCACCGCGGTTTGGCTAATCTTGATGTCACCTTTGCTAGCCTTTATCAGTTCGAACATTGGAATCTGCAAGAATTGCGGCAGGACTTAAATGAAACTAGACAGCCGCTGGTCCGTCCCGCTGAGAACGTGAAGGTTAATTCCCGAATGGAGCCGATGCTCGTCATGCTTGTGCCTGTTAAACCGAATGACCCCTTTCCATATGGGACCGTTGTATATTTAATGAAAGAATCCAACCTTACCGGGGTCATGGATTCGATTTTGAGTGATTTTTCAGGAAGCAGCTATATATTCAGTCCCTCCGGACAGGTGTTGACCGCGAACAGCCATGGCATCAGCCTTCCACAGAACGAAATTGAGAACTTAGCTACACTTGCGCCTGGTATCCATAATTTGAAGATGGACGGAGAACAATACTCCGTTGTTTCTGTTCAATCGGAAGAAAATGGCTGGACCTATGTAACCACCATGCCAAGCTTCCAATTCTTCAGCCGTGTCGCCCATGTCCAGACTCTGATCCTGATCGTCTTCTGCATTACTGTCATTACCGGTATAGCTGCTGCGCTGTTGCTAGCCAAACGGCAGTACCATCCAATCAGAGATTTGATGGACAAGATGAGAGGCAACGGCGATGATGCTTCCAAGCTCCACAATGAATGGGAATGGATACGACAGACCCTACACAATTACAGTGCGAAAATTGATTTTCAGGAGCCCTTCGTCCGTAATCAGTGCATGCTGCTGTTACTCAAGCACGGCAAGCCGGATGATCCTGAGATCGAACAAATGATTCTGAACGCCGGATTCCGGCATCCTCAGGGACAAGGCCACTATTTCTCGGCTATATTGTCTTGGGATGATACTTTGCTTGGCGACAAGTGCTGGCAGGAACGCCTTCTGTTGCAGGATATACTTAGCAATGTATGTCTACCAGGCACCGGTGCTCAGATCTTCGGCGTTGAATTCTCGGTCAAAGAGCAGTTTGCTCTGATAATTTCACTTCCCGGTGATATGGAGAAGCCGATTCAAAACCAATTGGAAGAGGTAATTGAAGCCATTCAATTGGTAATCCGCGAGCATTCGCAGCTATCTCTGAGTATCGGTGTCGGCACGGCATACGAGGACTTGGCCCGTCTTAACCAATCCTTCATTGAAGCTGCTACAGCTCTGGAGCACCGGATCATCCAACACAGCGGTCAGGTAACTTATTTCGAACAGCTTGCAGAGCTGAACCCTTCTGCTTCCGAGAGCTTCTGGATTCCACGCAAATCCATGCTGAAACTGGAGCAGAGCCTTAAGCAGGGCAACGAATCAGTAACCGTGCAACTGATTACCGAAACCATTCATATGATCAAAAATGAGCCATTACAGGTTCACCTGCTGCGCTGCATCTGTTTCGATCTGCTAAACGCTTTTCTACGCACCGCCTCCGAGCTTGGTATGAACGAGGTGTTCGCCAATATGTCAGAATTGACTGCCTTTGAAACACTCGAAGAGCTGGAGAGTCGTTTGCTCTGTCTGGCTGCTGACATTTGCGCGCAGGTGGAGCTGAATACAAAGACAAGCGAGTCAACATTAATGGATGATATTCTGGTTTACGTGGATCAACAGTTTGCAGACTACACACTCAGCCTAGAGCATGTGGCACTTAAGTTTGCCATTTCAACTTCATATTTAAGCCGGAGCTTCAAAGAGAAGACCGGCCGCAATTTCTCACAATATATCTGGCAGCGGCGTGTAGATGAAGTCATGCGGCTCCTGGAGAACACTAGCGCACCCCTCAAAGAAATTATCGAACAGGTCGGTTACATGGATGCGCCAAATTTCATCCGCAAGTTCAAAAAAGAAATCGGTTTGACACCAGGTCAGTATCGCAAGGAACATGCCCTGAGAGCAGCCACTATTAAAGGACCTGTTTAA
- a CDS encoding glycosidase: protein MQITRHPNNPIVVPGDYEWRKVTVFNPAVIIDNGKFYMIERTAGSLTPCKNYLGLLESEDGVNFTHVKDEPIVTPDMLGFPYGSVQDPRIVKIDGTFYLNYALRPCAMSYYPTGAGVPLRSIPEYPDGWGDEAGHWLTRSSILKSDNLLDWEYVADTTPLDINDRDNILFPEKIGGKFVLLRRPEEYVGEAYGTDKAAMWITYSEDLVNWEEPKLLATAQNFSWESRKIGGSTPPIRTDKGWLVLYHGVDEDIVYRVGAMLLDLEQPEKIIARTHHFIMEPEMYYEKFGFQIPNVIFPTGNVVKDGLLYIYYGVTDTAIALATVPLDELVEHILQEGQ, encoded by the coding sequence ATGCAAATTACGAGGCATCCGAATAATCCCATTGTTGTGCCGGGCGATTATGAATGGCGTAAGGTTACGGTTTTCAACCCGGCGGTTATCATCGATAACGGCAAATTTTATATGATTGAGCGTACAGCGGGTTCCCTAACTCCATGCAAAAATTATTTGGGTCTGCTAGAGAGTGAAGACGGGGTGAACTTTACGCACGTGAAGGATGAGCCCATTGTGACGCCAGACATGCTGGGATTCCCTTATGGTAGTGTGCAGGATCCGCGGATTGTCAAAATCGACGGAACCTTCTATCTAAACTACGCCCTTCGTCCCTGTGCCATGAGTTATTACCCTACCGGGGCAGGTGTCCCCCTTCGCTCTATTCCGGAATATCCGGACGGGTGGGGGGACGAGGCGGGACATTGGCTAACCCGGTCCTCCATATTGAAATCAGATAATCTGCTGGATTGGGAGTATGTGGCGGACACGACACCTCTTGATATTAATGACCGGGACAACATTCTGTTCCCTGAGAAAATAGGTGGCAAATTCGTACTGTTGCGCCGTCCTGAGGAGTATGTAGGAGAAGCCTACGGTACGGATAAGGCGGCCATGTGGATTACCTACTCCGAGGATCTCGTGAACTGGGAAGAGCCCAAGCTGCTTGCTACCGCCCAGAACTTCTCCTGGGAATCAAGGAAGATTGGCGGCTCAACGCCTCCGATTCGTACGGACAAGGGCTGGCTGGTGCTCTATCATGGCGTCGATGAGGACATTGTCTACCGTGTGGGAGCCATGCTGCTGGATTTGGAGCAACCGGAGAAAATCATTGCCCGAACGCATCATTTTATTATGGAGCCAGAGATGTATTATGAGAAATTTGGGTTCCAGATCCCAAATGTCATCTTTCCGACTGGAAATGTGGTCAAAGATGGACTGCTCTATATCTATTATGGGGTAACAGATACGGCGATTGCTCTTGCAACAGTTCCGCTGGACGAACTGGTAGAGCACATCCTCCAGGAAGGGCAGTAG
- a CDS encoding extracellular solute-binding protein — protein MPTTRKSWKLLLSSALVITLLAGCSSSNEGEANNNLGKVAVNNEGFPIVNEPVTLSLMAPDVGIQNWENMAVLQQMQEKTGIKLEYKNAPKDSFETKKNLVLASGDYPNILYAAGLTTAEQMNYGEQGILIPLEDLIEEYAPNFKALLEENPDVRKSITAPDGHIYSLPVVELSQHWYRNPMWYNGDFLKALNIDKLPETTEELYTYLKRVKEEDPNGNGIADEIPISSVTTPAANLRDIRTWLLGAFGIYEEEIYVDDADKVHYTPLEEGYKEYLTYMNRLWSEDLLDHESFSQTAEQKKAKAQNNQIALFSDWHAYMSKGGEPSTADPMFAPVHSESVAAPAIAKNRGITSGAFAITQSNPAPEASMRWVDYLYSYEGAMFFNKGPEGTLWEYTDKENRVKRYLPVPDGKEMEDYRATLTPNYGIPAPTLSMDDINKGLKTDFDLWVEEETKQKLLDKGARIPFPTLFLTVEEQTEISGLNSDLKTYVNQMEAKFITGAEPLTGWDSYVATVKKMGGERMVEINQAAYDRWKSN, from the coding sequence ATGCCAACCACACGTAAGTCATGGAAGCTTCTGTTATCTTCGGCTTTAGTTATTACATTACTGGCAGGCTGCAGCAGTTCAAACGAAGGTGAAGCGAACAACAATCTCGGAAAAGTCGCTGTGAACAATGAAGGTTTCCCGATTGTTAATGAACCCGTTACTTTGTCGCTTATGGCGCCAGATGTAGGGATTCAGAACTGGGAGAACATGGCTGTGCTTCAGCAGATGCAAGAGAAGACCGGTATTAAACTGGAATACAAGAACGCACCGAAGGATAGCTTCGAAACGAAGAAAAATCTGGTGCTCGCCAGTGGAGATTACCCGAATATCCTCTATGCTGCCGGTTTGACAACTGCAGAGCAGATGAATTACGGAGAGCAGGGTATCCTCATTCCACTGGAGGATCTGATTGAAGAGTATGCTCCGAATTTCAAGGCGCTGTTGGAGGAGAATCCGGATGTCCGCAAATCGATAACTGCACCGGACGGGCATATCTATTCCTTGCCAGTAGTAGAACTTAGCCAGCACTGGTACCGCAATCCGATGTGGTATAACGGAGACTTCCTCAAGGCGCTGAATATCGATAAACTCCCCGAAACGACAGAGGAGCTGTATACCTATCTGAAACGTGTGAAAGAGGAAGATCCCAACGGTAATGGCATAGCTGATGAAATTCCGATCTCCTCGGTGACTACACCCGCTGCGAACCTCCGCGATATCCGTACATGGCTGCTGGGTGCCTTCGGCATTTATGAAGAAGAAATTTACGTGGATGATGCGGACAAGGTGCATTACACACCGCTTGAAGAAGGCTACAAGGAATATTTGACCTATATGAACCGACTGTGGTCTGAAGACCTGCTGGATCATGAGAGCTTCTCACAAACAGCGGAGCAAAAAAAGGCCAAAGCACAGAACAATCAAATCGCCCTCTTTTCGGACTGGCATGCCTACATGAGCAAAGGTGGAGAGCCTTCGACGGCAGATCCCATGTTTGCACCTGTCCACAGTGAATCAGTTGCTGCCCCAGCGATTGCAAAGAACAGGGGGATTACAAGCGGTGCCTTTGCTATTACGCAGAGTAATCCTGCGCCTGAAGCCTCTATGCGCTGGGTGGATTATCTTTATTCCTATGAAGGTGCCATGTTCTTTAATAAAGGTCCAGAGGGCACTCTCTGGGAGTACACAGACAAAGAGAATCGGGTCAAACGTTACTTGCCAGTACCGGATGGTAAGGAAATGGAAGATTATCGGGCAACTCTGACACCTAACTACGGCATTCCCGCTCCAACCCTGTCCATGGATGATATTAATAAGGGGCTGAAGACAGACTTTGACCTATGGGTCGAAGAGGAGACCAAGCAGAAGCTTCTCGATAAAGGCGCACGGATTCCGTTTCCGACCCTGTTCCTTACCGTGGAAGAGCAGACCGAAATCAGTGGCCTGAATTCTGATTTGAAGACATATGTGAATCAGATGGAGGCGAAATTCATCACTGGAGCGGAGCCTCTTACGGGCTGGGACAGTTATGTGGCGACAGTCAAGAAAATGGGCGGAGAGCGTATGGTTGAAATCAATCAGGCTGCCTATGATCGTTGGAAATCCAACTAA
- a CDS encoding carbohydrate ABC transporter permease, protein MVTAMKESRGDKLFLISTYIYLGLAMLVVLYPLIYILSASISSPQDVNSGAMWLFPKNVTLDGYKLVFENPKIWSGYWNTIIYTVVGTLLNLAVTLPASYALSRSDFVGRQLFMGLILFTMFFSGGIVPTYLLVKNLGLMNSMWALVLPVAASVWNIVVARTFFQTTIPKELQEAAHIDGCTNLKLFIRIVLPLSAPIVAVMALFYGVSHWNSYFPSLIYLNDEAKYPLQMVLRQILVLQEMTAETTGSSINGEVATAMNNKAETASLIKYGVIVVSTLPIVAIYPFLQRYFVQGVMIGSVKG, encoded by the coding sequence TTGGTTACTGCGATGAAAGAATCTCGGGGGGACAAGCTTTTCCTGATCAGCACTTATATTTATCTGGGTCTGGCAATGTTGGTTGTTCTCTATCCGCTCATCTATATTCTCAGCGCTTCAATCAGTTCGCCGCAGGACGTCAATTCGGGAGCGATGTGGTTGTTTCCGAAAAATGTAACACTGGACGGATACAAGCTTGTGTTTGAGAACCCAAAGATATGGAGTGGTTACTGGAACACCATTATCTACACAGTGGTGGGCACTCTGCTCAATCTCGCCGTCACTCTTCCGGCCTCGTATGCGCTCAGCAGATCTGATTTTGTCGGGCGCCAATTGTTCATGGGCCTCATTCTATTCACGATGTTCTTCAGCGGCGGAATCGTGCCGACGTATCTGCTGGTCAAGAATCTTGGACTCATGAACAGCATGTGGGCATTGGTCCTGCCAGTGGCCGCTTCGGTCTGGAATATCGTCGTAGCCCGTACCTTTTTCCAGACGACCATTCCGAAAGAACTTCAGGAAGCAGCGCATATTGACGGCTGTACGAATCTAAAGCTGTTCATTCGCATTGTTCTACCGCTGTCAGCACCGATTGTAGCCGTTATGGCCTTGTTCTATGGGGTTAGCCACTGGAACAGCTACTTCCCGTCTCTGATCTATCTAAATGATGAAGCGAAGTATCCGCTGCAGATGGTTCTGCGTCAGATCCTTGTTCTTCAGGAAATGACAGCGGAAACGACGGGCTCTTCCATCAACGGCGAGGTGGCGACCGCCATGAATAATAAGGCAGAAACGGCATCCCTGATTAAATATGGAGTCATTGTTGTCTCCACACTGCCCATCGTGGCAATTTATCCGTTCCTGCAGCGTTACTTTGTCCAAGGGGTCATGATAGGCTCTGTTAAAGGTTAA
- a CDS encoding ABC transporter permease subunit: MKDIERSERVKESHTVVSVNPSLKKNSLGKRIWKNWELYLFMLPALLYFLIFHYGPMYGIQIAFKNFVPSKGITGSEWVGFDHFERFFNSYFFWDLLWNTFSISFYELAIGFPLPIILALAFNEVRNGPFKKSVQTVTYAPHFISVVVMAGMIITFLSPSSGMIVRFIEFIGLEPAQFLTDPAWFKTVYVFSGVWQSTGWGTIIYLAALSGVDPQLHEAAIMDGASRMKRVLHINLPTILPTITIMLILNMGNILGLGFEKILLLQNSLNMEASDVISTYVYRAGLVNAQYSFSTAVGLFNSVVNVILLVTVNQIAKRTSENSLW; this comes from the coding sequence ATGAAAGACATAGAAAGGAGTGAGAGAGTGAAGGAGAGTCACACAGTAGTATCCGTAAATCCTTCATTGAAGAAGAACTCCCTTGGCAAGAGAATTTGGAAAAACTGGGAGCTTTATCTGTTCATGCTTCCCGCTTTGTTGTATTTCCTTATTTTTCATTATGGCCCGATGTACGGCATTCAGATTGCTTTTAAGAATTTCGTACCTTCAAAAGGAATTACAGGCAGCGAATGGGTTGGTTTTGACCATTTTGAACGGTTCTTCAATTCTTATTTTTTCTGGGATCTGCTCTGGAACACATTCAGTATCAGCTTCTATGAACTTGCCATCGGATTTCCGTTGCCGATCATATTGGCGCTGGCCTTCAATGAAGTCCGCAACGGCCCGTTCAAGAAATCGGTCCAGACGGTCACCTATGCACCCCATTTCATTTCTGTAGTTGTCATGGCAGGTATGATCATTACCTTTTTATCACCCTCAAGCGGAATGATTGTCCGGTTCATCGAATTCATTGGTCTTGAACCAGCACAGTTTCTGACTGATCCCGCATGGTTTAAGACGGTATATGTATTCTCCGGCGTCTGGCAGAGCACCGGGTGGGGAACCATTATTTATCTCGCAGCCTTGTCAGGTGTAGATCCCCAGCTTCATGAAGCAGCCATTATGGATGGAGCCAGCCGAATGAAACGGGTGCTGCATATCAATCTGCCGACGATATTACCCACGATTACGATCATGCTGATCTTGAATATGGGTAATATACTGGGTCTTGGTTTCGAGAAGATTCTGCTGCTGCAGAATTCACTCAATATGGAAGCATCCGATGTAATTTCCACCTATGTATATCGCGCCGGATTGGTGAACGCTCAGTATAGCTTCTCAACGGCTGTCGGATTGTTCAATTCGGTTGTCAACGTTATTTTGCTTGTTACGGTCAACCAGATCGCCAAACGCACCAGTGAGAACAGCCTCTGGTAG